DNA from Rubripirellula lacrimiformis:
TCCCGGAATCTTCGGCCTATTCATTGTTGGCTCAGTAACCGGATCAATGCTCTTCGCGTATGTTGCATACGCTGCCTGTATGATTGTCGTTTACGGGGCCATTGGTACAATCGCCGACCTCGCGACTCGCGTCTGGCTTAACCGGCGTTTGTCTGACGTCAGCCAGTTCCCAGAAACGGCGGCGAACCATCCGATGCAACCGAGCGGCGAAGTCGGGCGTTTTGAAATGGATGATCAACCGTCGCCGCCGGCTGATCGGTAGCGTTGAACTTAATCGACTCATGATCGGTGCGCTTGATTGTTGCCGAGTTGGCTCGATGCCGCCGCGGCGTTGGCGACGCACGATGACCGGACTCTCCTCGCGTCAGCGTTTTGTTGGCGATCTCCATTTGCTTCGGCATTGAGCCCGTTGCGGCGTGACGTTGGTCACGACCGTCTATTGCGCACGGTTGTTTCGACGACTGGGGCCGGATAGCTAAAGTCGTTGCCCGGATAACTCTTCAAAGCGAATGAGCCTGCGCGCTCACGCAAATACTCTTGGTAGTTTTCACTTCGCTCGCCGTGCATGGCCAGCGTGGTGACTCCTCGACTGTTTGTGGTTCGGATCGTTATGAGTGTCCTTGCAAGTCCGCTGGCTGCGGCGATTGCCAGCCCTGTCCTCGCTGGGGTGAAGAAGCCCAGCGAAGCGATCCAGCCGTCCAAGGATTTGACGGTTGCGGCGCTGCTCAAGCGGTACACGTCGCAGTACGTCAAGGCGAATGCCTCCGCGGCGGCCCCACAAGTGCAAAGCACGTTGGCAAAACTGGCGCTGTGTCGCACGCGTGCGTTGGGTGGTCATGTCTATCTCTGTGAAGGATGCCAATCCGAAACGCCCGTCTACAACTCTTGCGGCGATCGTCACTGCCCCCAGTGCAGTGGTGCGCGACGTGCCGATTGGTTGGATTCGACTTGCGAGTTGCTGGTTCCTGGCGCGACCTATTTTCAAGTGGTCTTTACGTTGCCTGAGGAGCTCTCGGCCCTGGCGTTGGGAAACCGTCGTGAAGTCTACAACCTTCTGTTTCGTTCCGCTTGGGAAGCGCTGCGAGGACTGATCGCCGACGAGCAAGGATTCGAGGCTGCTGCGGCGATGGTGCTGCATACTTGGAATCAGAAACTTGACGCTCATGCACATGTGCACGCGTTGGTGCCAGGCGGCGGCCCGTCGCTGGATCCTTCGCGTCCCGGTTGGATCCATAGTCGCAAGCAGAACGGGAAGCCCTCCTCAGCACCCTACTTGGTTGATGCCAAAGAACTTCGCAAGCGGTATCGCGAGGCTGTCTTGAAAGGGCTACGTCGATTGCGAGAGAAGGGCAAGCTCAAGTTGCAAGGTCAGTTCCAGGCGTTGCAGGATCAAGCAGGCTGGGACGAGTGGCTCGGTCGCTTCGAGCACAAGACTTGGGTCTCGTTCATTCAAGGCCCACCGAATGAGCATTGCCGTCCCGAGCATGTTGCGA
Protein-coding regions in this window:
- a CDS encoding IS91 family transposase; its protein translation is MSVLASPLAAAIASPVLAGVKKPSEAIQPSKDLTVAALLKRYTSQYVKANASAAAPQVQSTLAKLALCRTRALGGHVYLCEGCQSETPVYNSCGDRHCPQCSGARRADWLDSTCELLVPGATYFQVVFTLPEELSALALGNRREVYNLLFRSAWEALRGLIADEQGFEAAAAMVLHTWNQKLDAHAHVHALVPGGGPSLDPSRPGWIHSRKQNGKPSSAPYLVDAKELRKRYREAVLKGLRRLREKGKLKLQGQFQALQDQAGWDEWLGRFEHKTWVSFIQGPPNEHCRPEHVAKYLARYMTGGPISDRRLISHEDGKVQFWARVGNQTGGGDGRAAPYTLSGVEFVRRWSMHILPKGFTKSRRYGGYSNHHRDRYMKECIALLPVETPPNAHRR